A part of Acropora palmata chromosome 6, jaAcrPala1.3, whole genome shotgun sequence genomic DNA contains:
- the LOC141884861 gene encoding small ribosomal subunit protein uS15m-like has protein sequence MSPLQRPTVLPLCLAFRGLSSLTRVHHTANPPTSFAVRCQQFLQTKLSSTRTDPDSWGSDRKYIRGYENIPELESAPEEVKRVFSLQNANQVEHRKIAIEKVREKFTDRAERQIAELSVKIEAVKKNNCTGTNEKKDMHNKVFLNWLISQRKKKLGHLKNARFERYLTLSKDLGIPLLESPHAKWNKYKFRKFKIGVEVKEKKRFRR, from the exons ATGAGTCCCCTGCAACGCCCAACTGTTTTACCTTTGTGCTTGGCTTTCCGTGGTCTTTCATCCTTGACCAGAG TTCATCACACTGCAAATCCTCCCACCTCCTTTGCTGTTAGATGTCAACAGTTCCTCCAAACGAAGTTAAGTTCTACCAGGACAGATC CTGACTCTTGGGGAAGTGATAGGAAATACATCCGTGGCTATGAGAATATTCCAGAGCTTGAAAG tgCCCCAGAGGAAGTTAAAAGAGTCTTCAGTCTACAAAATGCAAACCAG GTTGAAcatagaaaaattgccattgaGAAAGTAAGAGAGAAGTTTACAGACAGAGCTGAGAGACAAA ttgCAGAATTATCTGTAAAAATTGAAGCTGTGAAAAAGAATAACTGTACaggaacaaatgaaaaaaag gacATGCACAACAAAGTGTTTCTAAACTGGCTGATAAgtcagagaaagaaaaaactgggTCATCTCAAGAATGCACGTTTTGAGCGATACTTAACTTTGTCAAAAGATCTTGGCATCCCACTACTGGAGAGTCCACATGCAAAATGGAACAAGTATAAATTCAGGAAGTTCAAGATTGGAGTTGaagtgaaggaaaagaaacgtTTCAGAAGATaa
- the LOC141885208 gene encoding glycine receptor subunit alphaZ1-like, whose product MCFSCKRSDKFPFGFALLFVLLSGLRICNANKGYQKVCNRSMEELLTWIRNGYDGFSRPNKTGEPVTIIIESYISSIGSINEENMEFSLDMFFRQRWNDSRLCYLPVRGKPTDQRLILSPEISKHVWKPNIYFRNSKEARFHLVPTQNVLFGVTPDGCILMSARITTVLSCQMNFRHFPMDQQTCNFYVGSYSQTEDDVIVQWGAGNRGVIVPNYLEIPQFDISKVVVRNRNSSYNTGVFSEPQATFVFKRRVMFYVYGFYLPVVLVVLLSWISFWIDPESTPARVSLGVITILAMGNFLHGGGATPNVSYATALDVYMITCFVFVFACLLEYAAVHCALNKSQKAEINEPCSLVKFSEPMKSQPAMEGMENESVSSASTIPLPMTSNENEVTSALRRKSLVIETKLRYIQFNSTSLESYSRVAFPLCFLIFNVAYWLTYLGPGVENHGVW is encoded by the exons ATGTGTTTTAGCTGCAAACGTAGTGACAAATTTCCTTTTGGTTTCGCTTTACTTTTCGTTTTATTATCTGGTTTGAGAATCTGCAACGCCAACAAAGG CTATCAAAAAGTTTGTAACCGTAGTATGGAAGAGTTGCTTACCTGGATAAGAAATGGTTACGATGGTTTTTCCAGGCCAAACAAAACTG GAGAACCAGTTACCATCATCATCGAGTCTTATATTTCAAGTATTGGCTCTATCAATGAAGAAAACATG GAATTTTCGCTGGACATGTTTTTTCGACAGCGTTGGAATGATTCGCGGCTTTGTTATTTGCCAGTGAGAGGTAAACCAACAGACCAGCGGCTAATCCTAAGCCCGGAAATCAGCAAACACGTTTGGAAGCCTAATATTTACTTTAGAAACAGCAAAGAGGCACGCTTTCATCTGGTTCCAACCCAAAACGTTCTCTTTGGCGTAACACCTGACGGCTGCATCCTGATGAGTGCTAG AATCACGACAGTCCTGTCCTGTCAGATGAATTTTCGTCATTTTCCCATGGATCAGCAGACGTGTAATTTCTACGTTGGTAGTT ATTCTCAAACAGAGGATGACGTCATCGTACAGTGGGGAGCTGGCAACCGTGGTGTAATCGTGCCCAATTATTTGGAGATTCCACAGTTTGATATTAGTAAAGTAGTCGTGAGAAATCGCAACAGTAGCTATAACACAG GTGTTTTCTCGGAGCCACAAGCTACATTTGTCTTTAAAAGGCGTGTGATGTTTTACGTGTATGGCTTTTATCTGCCGGTAGTTCTTGTCGTACTTCTCAGTTGGATCTCGTTCTGGATCGATCCCGAATCTACCCCTGCACGTGTGTCTCTTGGAGTCATCACCATTCTGGCCATGGGAAATTTCCTTCACGGAGGGGGTGCGACTCCGAATGTGTCCTACGCCACTGCGCTCGATGTTTACATGATCACATGTTTTGTGTTCGTTTTTGCTTGCTTGTTGGAATACGCTGCTGTCCATTGTGCACTCAATAAATCTCAAAAAGCAGAAATAAATGAG CCATGTAGCTTGGTCAAATTTTCCGAGCCAATGAAATCTCAACCAGCTATGGAGGGCATGGAGAATGAAAGCGTTTCGAGCGCAAGTACTATACCTCTTCCAATGACATCAAACGAGAACGAAGTAACGTCCGCGTTGAGACGGAAGTCGTTGGTTATCGAGACTAAACTGCGCTACATTCAATTCAACTCGACTTCATTAGAGAGTTACTCCAGAGTCGCTtttcctttgtgttttttgataTTCAATGTTGCTTATTGGTTGACGTATTTGGGTCCAGGCGTCGAGAATCATGGAGTATGGTGA